The following proteins are encoded in a genomic region of Debaryomyces hansenii CBS767 chromosome G complete sequence:
- a CDS encoding DEHA2G03234p (weakly similar to uniprot|P34240 Saccharomyces cerevisiae YKL175w ZRT3 vacuolar membrane protein) encodes MNMVDLSFTLNQGWYLTLLSSSLCVLGCFVIFFDDIYTFVFPKSVTKKYNFHLKENYSFLNGALAFSSGCLLFTALFKLLPEALEYFNDFNEHDRAETDKMQKKELNSYLIISFISGILLCFSFNAVLHLITSQSVVHCNHGGEQHSHSHSHGNDLESGHGESVNNETLSSNEREDNHSHTHANTGDDTEADIETTPLLDEHKPLMKKRPSLIHYFMAHDGDEMSLGECKGYSSAEMCLFNKNKPSELHFCEIPTLAKSADLNDNELRAIHSPSSRFTGGSSHSHKNNAEYAHPFEDHAYSQGEDHSNHKPDHHHHVNTPLSRLLLIGIQTTLAISLHKLPEGFITFITSEANPDLGFSIFLSLAAHNFTEGFSMCLPLYFSFSSSPKGFAKLKAVTISSILGGLSQPLGAVVGYFFLKYNDKGDSFNIHSLSFVLGVALAVTSGFLTVIGLSMYGSSISFNGGMSNLLLFWCILGMCIIGLSSIASH; translated from the coding sequence ATGAATATGGTAGATTTAAGTTTTACATTAAATCAGGGATGGTACCTTACGTTGTTATCGTCATCGCTATGTGTCTTAGGTTGCTTTGTGATATTCTTTGATGATATATATACGTTTGTATTCCCTAAATCGGTTActaagaaatataatttccATTTAAAGGAGAATTATCTGTTTTTAAATGGAGCATTAGCATTTAGTTCTGGATGCTTATTATTCACGGCgcttttcaaattattaccAGAGGCTTTGGAATACTTTAACGATTTTAATGAGCATGATAGAGCCGAAACAGATaagatgcaaaaaaagGAACTCAACtcttatttgataatatccTTCATCAGTGGAATCTTATTATGTTTTCTGTTTAATGCTGTGTTGCATTTGATAACTAGTCAATCGGTGGTGCATTGTAATCATGGCGGCGAGCAACATCTGCATAGCCATTCTCATGGTAATGATTTGGAACTGGGACATGGAGAAAGTGTAAATAATGAGACGTTAAGCTCTAACGAGAGAGAAGATAATCATTCCCATACGCATGCAAACACAGGAGATGATACCGAAGCAGATATAGAAACCACGCCGTTGTTAGACGAACATAAACCgttaatgaagaaaaggcCTTCgctaattcattatttcatGGCACACGATGGTGACGAGATGAGTCTTGGAGAATGTAAAGGGTATTCTTCGGCCGAAATGTGCTTGTTTAACAAAAATAAGCCGTCTGAATTGCATTTTTGCGAGATCCCAACACTCGCCAAATCGGCAGATCTTAATGACAATGAACTACGCGCTATACATTCTCCTCTGTCACGCTTCACTGGTGGTTCAAGCCATTCCCACAAGAATAACGCCGAATATGCGCATCCATTCGAGGACCATGCATATCTGCAAGGTGAAGACCATAGCAATCACAAGCCTGACCATCACCACCACGTAAATACGCCCTTATCTCGTCTATTGCTAATCGGAATCCAGACGACCTTGGCAATATCTTTACACAAGCTCCCAGAAGGCTTTATTACTTTTATTACGTCAGAGGCAAATCCCGACCTAGGCTTCCTGATATTCCTAAGTCTAGCGGCGCATAACTTCACCGAAGGTTTTCTGATGTGTCTACCACTATACTTTCTGTTTTCGTCGTCTCCTAAGGGTTTTGCAAAGCTTAAAGCTGTTACCATCAGTTCCATCCTAGGTGGCTTATCCCAGCCTTTAGGTGCTGTCGTAGGCTACTTTTTTCTAAAATACAATGACAAAGGTGATTCATTCAATATTCATAGTCTTAGTTTTGTGCTTGGTGTCGCTTTGGCCGTGACAAGTGGTTTTTTGACTGTGATCGGCCTTTCGATGTATGGCTCCTCCATTTCTTTTAATGGTGGAATGCTGAACTTGCTTTTGTTCTGGTGCATCCTAGGCATGTGCATAATTGGCTTGTCTTCTATTGCTAGTCATTAA
- a CDS encoding DEHA2G03300p (no similarity) produces MTGVYTEQTSTISSFDDTGMNFSSNEINAIKKIWSSLGIVLASGFAGSNSQVNTSTISYTRQEDDLLLAVMPMVARSDVMNMNSGSSVEIDDERSKEFVFKWKSNLLQDISLSHDSEDGTYHNDFNDSKFEDTMLDHLPELIRLISNIIYDLENISELENIHNNSSGLLGMGKICSRIWNFDMNDYNVIGEALVLTILEQVGRDHFSPELELTWLKFYNKLSQLLQSEGEDPLFDLPVLEETPRIRFPSDTTTMSTISPSSSINFLDDDIYSVRELPSVEQDLDAFNSLNVDEKDDDSYDLINVFGYGQSEIKSPKKKGYTSAIKRFRSRSKA; encoded by the coding sequence ATGACAGGTGTATACACAGAGCAGACGTCAACGATTCTGTCATTCGACGATACAGGGATGAATTTTAGCCTGAATGAAATTAACGCGATTAAAAAGATATGGAGTCTGTTAGGGATAGTATTAGCTTCAGGGTTTGCTGGTTCAAACTCTCAAGTTAATACTTCGACTATATCATATACAAGACAGGAGGATGATCTATTACTTGCAGTCATGCCAATGGTTGCCAGGCTGGATGTTATGAATATGAACTCTGGAAGCTCTGTGGAAATCGATGATGAAAGGTCAAAGGAGTTTGTCTTTAAATGGAAGTCTAATTTATTGCAAGATATAAGTTTAAGTCATGACTCTGAAGACGGCACTTACCACaatgatttcaatgattccaaatttgaagatacAATGCTTGACCATTTACCTGAGTTGATACGTTTGATATCTAATATTATCTACGATTTAGAGAATATCTCCGAATTAGAGAACattcataataatagttcCGGACTATTAGGGATGGGAAAAATATGTTCTCGTATATGGAACTTTGATATGAACGATTACAACGTGATTGGTGAAGCATTGGTGTTAACTATTCTAGAACAGGTTGGACGAGACCATTTCTCACCTGAACTAGAATTAACATGGCTCAAGttttataataaattatctcAGTTATTGCAGTCTGAAGGTGAAGATCCACTTTTTGATTTACCTGTACTAGAGGAGACACCTAGAATTAGATTCCCCAGCGATACTACTACAATGTCTACTATTAGTCCAAGTTCTTCgattaattttcttgacGACGACATATATTCCGTTAGGGAGCTACCATCAGTAGAACAAGACCTTGACGCATTCAACTCGTTGAATGTAGATGAGAAAGATGACGACTCCTACGATTTAATTAATGTATTTGGTTATGGCCAATCTGAAATCAAGAGCCCAAAAAAGAAAGGATATACTTCAGCAATTAAACGATTTAGATCAAGGAGCAAGGCCTAA
- a CDS encoding DEHA2G03212p (similar to uniprot|P36081 Saccharomyces cerevisiae YKL077w) gives MKLLKLFTLAILAVESNALTITQPPKATDAIEATGATEATEAPRLAKRARVKEKIYGKGYQEQQAQKEGKGEPSTTKIPKPWARTITSVSSTKVVLVKPTVIAGVTFSTRPPKTTNGLENWVSLQKDGSPKTIKPEHKGGQIKNGKPDYGTWFGTASIIPMGKDDIKAENMEEDEVYEHHEYIAEDPTYHELNPIIRCTPDRYFKRGMGKHVNSEPFCTPHENQQLKMDKTYFITWFSRYFKDAKKVRVHLSFLKESARQKGLKRSLEDDSESEQNLTKRSSLEKGATIKESSFFYSDWLDVEEGMFPVTILEEWFGKKDWYRKVLISLQPDNVDDEEFDYTKDAVIVEIIKGAVVSKGQFADLKKLEEKWKNDGMNVEYEDSSPYEKYYIMMAVPSCVALFGLGMYIFVMINNKNIDLSHLKKRQSAGRKTTHRRIPFKKKTTPYSELPQYKNDAVTKAD, from the coding sequence atgaagttattgaaattatttacaCTTGCTATCTTAGCAGTTGAATCTAATGCTTTAACTATCACTCAACCACCGAAGGCCACGGATGCGATAGAGGCTACAGGGGCCACGGAGGCCACAGAGGCTCCAAGGCTAGCAAAGAGGGCCAGGGTGAAGGAAAAGATCTATGGTAAGGGATACCAGGAGCAACAGGCTcaaaaagaaggaaaaggTGAACCGAGTACAACAAAGATTCCAAAGCCGTGGGCGAGAACAATTACATCGGTTTCATCCACCAAGGTTGTGCTTGTTAAGCCAACAGTTATTGCTGGTGTTACATTTAGTACCCGTCCACCAAAGACGACCAATGGATTGGAAAATTGGGTCAGTTTGCAGAAAGATGGTTCACCTAAAACCATAAAACCAGAACATAAGGGTGGGCAAATAAAGAATGGAAAACCAGATTATGGAACATGGTTCGGTACTGCGTCCATAATTCCAATGGGGAAAGATGACATCAAAGCTGAAAATATGGAGGAAGACGAGGTCTATGAGCATCATGAATATATCGCCGAAGACCCAACGTACCATGAATTGAACCCTATAATTAGATGTACGCCCGATAGATACTTCAAAAGGGGTATGGGCAAACATGTTAATTCTGAACCTTTCTGTACGCCACATGAGAAccaacaattgaaaatggaCAAGACATATTTTATTACGTGGTTTAGTAGGTATTTTAAAGACGCCAAAAAAGTCAGGGTTCATTTATCGTTCCTTAAGGAATCTGCTAGACAAAAGGGTTTGAAGCGTTCGCTCGAAGATGATTCGGAAAGTGAACAAAATCTTACCAAAAGATCATCTCTTGAAAAAGGGGCTACTATCAAAGaatcttcatttttctATTCTGACTGGCTTGATGTCGAAGAGGGAATGTTCCCTGTCACAATCTTGGAAGAATGGTTTGGAAAAAAGGATTGGTACAGGAAAGTCttaatttctcttcaaCCAgataatgttgatgatgaggaATTCGATTACACCAAGGACGCTGTGATAGTCGAGATTATTAAGGGTGCAGTGGTCAGTAAAGGCCAGTTCGCGGATCTtaagaaattagaagaaaaatggaaaaatgACGGTATGAATGTCGAATACGAAGACTCATCTCCCTACGAAAAGTACTACATCATGATGGCTGTTCCATCCTGTGTTGCCCTTTTTGGTTTAGGTATGTACATCTTTGTCATGATCAACaataagaatattgatttaagtcatttaaagaaaagacAGTCTGCCGGAAGAAAGACGACCCACAGAAGGATTCCTTTCAAAAAGAAGACGACTCCGTACTCGGAATTACCGCAGTATAAGAACGATGCTGTCACGAAGGCTGATTAA
- a CDS encoding DEHA2G03256p (no similarity), giving the protein MMAHELPLSIHTKKSNHNVPPSKAPSAKTNKHKPSKSGSDDRGLPNGGKVDFGNKSGSQTNKKSNKKTSKHTSSNTSNNKGVTRVLPDGSKPNFGNESSHQNGGNHKKQNNEPCLPNGEKPNFGEGSKSHSKKKNNDHVLPNGEKPNFFNEKSSKKATKPKEKKPLITEDTYAGSSFHSSPAALNLPKPSFKTSPKTNDAKQHTTEPNYHVNPQVNTPPQHSVNVPPQHPVTTYPAGNGVPNIPTVPSNPTAFPPRNHYAQPGFSYYATPQGYINYQYPQVPPPPPPQGGVYPMVAPQYQQQPQQHPQQHPQPQPQPQQLPQQHRPHHLPAIAAPQQGHRISFNELLGSSKS; this is encoded by the coding sequence ATGATGGCGCATGAATTACCCTTACTGATTCATACGAAGAAATCTAATCATAATGTCCCACCTTCCAAAGCTCCAAGTGCAAAAACCAACAAGCACAAACCTCTGAAAAGCGGTAGTGATGATAGAGGATTGCCTAACGGTGGTAAAGTGGATTTTGGGAATAAATCCGGCTCGCAGACGAATAAAAAGTCGAATAAGAAGACATCTAAGCACACGTCATCAAACACATCTAACAACAAAGGGGTGACTAGAGTATTGCCAGATGGAAGCAAGCCGAATTTTGGGAATGAATCCAGTCATCAGAATGGAGGTAATCATAAAAAACAGAATAATGAGCCATGTTTACCTAATGGGGAGAAACCCAACTTTGGCGAAGGCTCCAAGTCCCATtcgaaaaagaaaaataacGACCATGTTCTTCCTAATGGAGAAAAGCCTAACTTTTTTAACGAAAAGTCGTCTAAGAAAGCTACGAAACCCAAGGAAAAGAAGCCACTCATCACGGAAGATACGTATGCTGGTTCCTCGTTTCATTCCTCCCCTGCAGCATTAAATTTGCCAAAGCCGTCTTTCAAGACATCTCCGAAGACAAACGATGCTAAGCAACATACAACTGAGCCAAATTATCACGTTAACCCTCAAGTTAATACACCACCTCAACATTCTGTTAATGTGCCTCCCCAACATCCTGTTACTACTTATCCGGCAGGGAATGGTGTACCAAATATTCCTACTGTCCCTTCGAATCCAACTGCCTTTCCTCCTAGAAACCATTACGCTCAACCTGGTTTTTCGTACTATGCTACTCCCCAAGGTTACATCAATTATCAATACCCTCAAGTACCACCTCCACCACCACCTCAGGGCGGTGTTTACCCAATGGTTGCACCCCAATATCAACAGCAACCACAACAACATCCGCAACAACATCCACAACCACAACCACAACCACAACAACTACCACAACAACATCGTCCACATCATCTTCCTGCTATTGCTGCTCCGCAGCAAGGTCACAGAATCagttttaatgaattgttGGGTTCCTCTAAGAGCTAG
- a CDS encoding DEHA2G03278p (similar to uniprot|P20107 Saccharomyces cerevisiae YMR243C ZRC1 Vacuolar membrane zinc transporter or uniprot|P32798 Saccharomyces cerevisiae YOR316C COT1 Vacuolar transporter), producing the protein MMTGKEARITFLIVLDTFFFLLEAIVGYSVHSLALVADSFHMLNDIISLVIALWAVRYKNTKPADGKYTYGWQRAEILGALINAVFLLALCFTIVLEAIQRFFEPQEITQPKLILIVGICGLLSNGVGLVLFHEHGHSHSHGGSEGNHGHSHGDIEAGESDVANESHDHSESNSDLMEFMPNNVVGRYNENSPLIKNDNAGKNNVKRKSMNMEGVFLHVLGDALGNVGVIATALFIWKTDYSWRFYFDPVISLLITVIIFTSALSLCRKSSKILLQATPAHVNSNLILNEIIKLESVKSVHDFHIWNLNEDILIASLHVELNHGPEVNNTSNDTIDQIDRVTFVNAVTQVREILHRFGIHSATIQPEFSNGSKKLKKKASAYGQTNIENCIVDGASGCDNDQCLK; encoded by the coding sequence ATGATGACCGGTAAGGAAGCAAGAATCACATTTCTTATAGTTTTGGATAcatttttcttccttttgGAAGCTATTGTAGGCTATAGTGTTCACTCACTTGCATTAGTTGCTGATTCATTTCATATGCTAAATGACATTATTTCGTTGGTAATTGCATTATGGGCTGTTAGATATAAGAACACTAAACCTGCTGATGGTAAGTATACTTATGGATGGCAAAGAGCTGAGATTTTAGGAGCACTTATTAATGCTGTTTTCCTTTTGGCGTTATGTTTTACAATTGTTCTTGAAGCAATACAAAGATTTTTCGAACCACAAGAAATTACACAGCCTaagttgatattgattGTTGGTATTTGTGGCTTACTTAGTAACGGTGTTGGTTTAGTATTATTCCATGAGCATGGTCATTCTCACTCTCATGGTGGTTCAGAAGGTAACCACGGACATTCCCATGGCGACATTGAAGCTGGTGAATCCGATGTTGCTAATGAAAGTCATGATCACAGTGAATCAAACTCTGACTTAATGGAATTTATGCCAAATAATGTTGTTGGTCGCTACAATGAGAATAGCCCattgattaaaaatgataatgcaGGGAAGAACAATGTTAAAAGAAAGTCCATGAATATGGAAGGTGTCTTTTTACATGTCTTGGGTGATGCTTTAGGAAATGTTGGGGTCATTGCCACAGCGTTATTTATTTGGAAGACTGATTATTCTTGgagattttattttgacCCAGTTATTTCTTTGCTTATAAcagttattatttttacTTCTGCATTATCATTATGTCGTAAATCATCCAAGATTCTTTTGCAAGCAACTCCAGCACAtgttaattcaaatttgattttaaacGAGATCATTAAGTTAGAATCAGTCAAATCTGTCCACGattttcatatttggaatttgaATGAGGATATTTTAATCGCTTCATTGCATGTTGAATTGAACCATGGACCAGAAGTGAACAATACTTCAAACGATACTATAGATCAAATTGATAGAGTTACATTTGTCAACGCTGTCACGCAAGTGAGAGAAATTTTACATCGCTTTGGAATTCATAGTGCTACGATCCAACCGGAATTTTCAAATGGCtctaaaaaattgaaaaagaaagcaAGTGCTTATGGTCAGACCAACATAGAGAATTGTATTGTTGATGGTGCTTCAGGGTGTGACAATGATCAATGTTtaaaatga